The nucleotide sequence CGGAGGTTAAGCAGGCAACCCTGCTAAAGACGGCAAACCCCAATTTATCGCAACGCCTTAACGACCGGGGAAAGCCGCCCGGCGACCCGAAAAAACGACGATTTCATTGGCTCCTGGCCTTCTGGAGTAGTTTACTCGGGGTTCAGTTTCTGATTTACCTGCTCATTTTCATGGGCATCATCATCAATCTGGACCAGTTCGACGAAATCTTCTTTCTATGGCTGTCTACTAAGGGTAATTTGCAGATTGCAGGAACCGTGTTGTTTCTGCTTCTGACTCTGGTAGGCTTAGGCGCTATGCTTTACGTGACCAGCAAGATTTTACTGTACCTGAAACCGATCAAAGGCATAGCGCCCCCTACGCAATCGGTGAGTATATCGGCGAATACGCTGACCAACCACTTCTCCGACTACAGGTTTGTCCAGCTTTTACCCCTGGTTTTTGTCGCACTGCCTTTTGTGATTACGGGATGGGCGTTTGTTAGTAGTTATAGAGACCTGCCAGCCATCGAACGGGATACCCCATTGTATATTCTCCGATTTGTGCTGCTGATAATCGCGCTGATATTGACAGGTCTGGTTACGGTTTACCGCTTCTGGCGCAGTCACCGGCCGAACGAAGAAACCGAGATGCTGCTGTTCACTTCAACAACGCCTACCCGCGATTATGCCTTACTGGTACGTCTGATTCCCGGCAGCATGATCTTTGGCCAGGCCTTACTGAATATTCTGCTGCTCGTCTTCATTCCATCCGTAGGCCTGACGGTTGCGCAGCTTATTGGTTTACACGCCGTCTTGCTACTGTGGCTGTGTGCAGTAGCTTATCTGGGAACGCTCCTGATCCAGTTTAATAAACTCCCGCTTTATCCGCTTATTCTGATCGTAGTCCTGTATGCGCTGATAGTCTCTATGTTCAATGATAACAGCGCCATCCGGCAAACCCCTGATACAGCCGCCATCGTCAGCAGTCGCCCCACCTTTGAGAATTATTTCGATCGGTGGTATCGGGATCGAACAAAGAAACTGACAGACACATCCGAAATTCCGGTAGTGATCATTGCTGCGGAGGGAGGAGGTATCCGGGCTGCAGCCTGGACAGCCGCTTGTTTGTACCAGTTAGACAGTTTGATTCCGGATTTTAGCCGGTATGTTTTCGGCATTAGTGGCGTATCAGGTGGTAGTGTTGGCGCAGCGACCTATATTGCCCTACAGCGTGCCAATGCTGCCCGAGTTCATAATTTATCCTTGATAGGCGCTCAGTCAAGGGATATTGTGTCGCACGATCTGATTGCCCCTACGGTGGCTTCAATGCTGTTTCGGGGCGGTGTGCATAATCTTTCTCCTGCTCCTGTTTATGCACTGGACCGGAATCGGTGGCTCGAAGACGCCTGGGAGAAGGCGTTGTTTGATCATATACCAGACGAGAGGGAGGCAGTACGCCTGACACTGGAGAAGTCTTTTCTTACCTATTACGACTCACCGGCCGACAGTACCCGCTTTCCGCTTCTTTTTCTGAACTCGTCCGTCGCTGAAACCGGCCAGAAGGCTCTTTTATCACCGCTGAATTTGGGCAACCCGCCCCTGTCACCAACGAACAAACAGGCGTCCAACAGCCATTTTTACGATGTCGTTGATCTGTTCGCGGTCACCAGAGCCGACATACCGTTTAAAACCGCAACTTTCCTGTCTGCTCGTTTCCCATTCGTGACCAGCGGAGGACGGGTTGACGGTCAGTTGCCCAATATGAAATCAGTCTGCTTTCCGGCCTTTCACCTCATTGATGGCGGCTACGTTGAAAACACGGGTATCATGACTGCTATTCAGCTTATCCGGCGTCTGCAGCAGCTAAGCCAGCGGGACACGACCAGATACCGAGTCCGGTATTATCTGCTTTCATTGCACAACGGACAGGCTACTGATAATGCGGCAGCTAAATTAACCTTCCGGTTTCTGAGCGAACCACTAACCGGCTTCCTGAGCGCAGCCGGCCGACAGGGTTTCGCCCTGGATCAACTGGTTGCCTATACCCTCAAGAAACATTCCGATCCCTTAAACGACCAGCCAAATGACCTGCAGTTCACGTACATTAATTTTTCGCTCGACCGAACCAGAGGGCATCAATATCCCC is from Spirosoma taeanense and encodes:
- a CDS encoding patatin-like phospholipase family protein, yielding MLSALPQNSPESSSDSHLSLRMEQFAKRWYRYRVPLLLLSILVASVLLFLESPFGEYHIHALSQKLAFSHQSPFLTIQSWSASQQQLAQLEILIDNGFILIYGLTLFTWCVFFALHSLFVVGADGSELHTPTARFMKRMGLIIALLVLVGMTADFIENIIMNTWFYSQEDSGTSGLPWLWTILIILKFFPVVAAVWYILLHPLGILYSFIELGPGQKEAYAIKQNSIQTYAQTQQHYMAEVKQATLLKTANPNLSQRLNDRGKPPGDPKKRRFHWLLAFWSSLLGVQFLIYLLIFMGIIINLDQFDEIFFLWLSTKGNLQIAGTVLFLLLTLVGLGAMLYVTSKILLYLKPIKGIAPPTQSVSISANTLTNHFSDYRFVQLLPLVFVALPFVITGWAFVSSYRDLPAIERDTPLYILRFVLLIIALILTGLVTVYRFWRSHRPNEETEMLLFTSTTPTRDYALLVRLIPGSMIFGQALLNILLLVFIPSVGLTVAQLIGLHAVLLLWLCAVAYLGTLLIQFNKLPLYPLILIVVLYALIVSMFNDNSAIRQTPDTAAIVSSRPTFENYFDRWYRDRTKKLTDTSEIPVVIIAAEGGGIRAAAWTAACLYQLDSLIPDFSRYVFGISGVSGGSVGAATYIALQRANAARVHNLSLIGAQSRDIVSHDLIAPTVASMLFRGGVHNLSPAPVYALDRNRWLEDAWEKALFDHIPDEREAVRLTLEKSFLTYYDSPADSTRFPLLFLNSSVAETGQKALLSPLNLGNPPLSPTNKQASNSHFYDVVDLFAVTRADIPFKTATFLSARFPFVTSGGRVDGQLPNMKSVCFPAFHLIDGGYVENTGIMTAIQLIRRLQQLSQRDTTRYRVRYYLLSLHNGQATDNAAAKLTFRFLSEPLTGFLSAAGRQGFALDQLVAYTLKKHSDPLNDQPNDLQFTYINFSLDRTRGHQYPLGWYLSPTAADSLNATAARQLCCLLNTPQMKSLEAYIARKSGTAQTPLNRSCSCN